Part of the Nocardia farcinica genome, CGAGGCTGTGGAACAGCGAAAGCCGGCCCTCCACAGTGGATGCCTGACCTGCTGACCTCGGGCGCCCCACCTGCGAGGTTAGGGAGCGCGTGCACCAGCACACCAGGATCTTGCAAAAACTTGCACCACTTCGAGACAATCTAGCAAGAACTTGCGACAACCCTGGTGATGGAATAACACGGTCCGCAAACCCACCCCCACCCCTCCAGGAGAACAAACATGCTCCTCACCTTCCTCGGCAAAGGCGGCTCCTCCGACCGCGACTGCCCCACCCTCTACGCCACCGACCGCGGCACCTACCTCGTCCAAGGCTGGATCACCGACACTGCCGGTGTCGTCGAAATCCCCCACCTCCTCCCCGGGTTCGCCGAACACGACACCTACATTGGTGCGACCATGACCGACACCGGGCGCGGTACTTTCACGCTGTCCGGCCGACCGATCACCGACGCTGAGACACTGGACAGCTGACGTTGGCGGCGGACGAGACCGCGATCGAGGTGCCGAAGCTAGAGAGGACGTTCTACGGTGCTGCTGTTGACCGGAGACGAAGCCGATGACCCTTTCCGGGAATGCCGACACACGGCTTTCCATCTAGAAGTCCGCGACAGCTACACCACCCCCACCGAATCCGAAGCCTTCCGACGCTTCCTCGACGGCGACCCCGACCCAGACGACTACAGCGACCGCCCCTGGACCCGATTCATGCGCGAAACCACCAGCCGCGGCGTCCATGTCAGCCGGGTCCGGGTCGTCACCGTCCCCCACACCGACTACCACCGCTGGCTACTCTCCATCACCGGCAGCAACGTCGACGCCGGCGAAGACATCCGCTATCTCCCGCGCCACCTCGCAGGCGACATCCCACCCGACGACTGGTGGCTGTTCGACGACACCCGGGTCGGCTTCAATCTCGTCACCTCAGACGGCCGCCCCGCGGGGCTCGCGATCACCAGCGACCCGCACATCGCCGCCTACTGCCGCGGCATCCGCGACCGCCTGTGGTCTACCGCCACCCCGTACCGCGACTATCTGGGCCATTGACCACCAATCCGCACGAGGCTCGCGAGGCGCTGGGACGGCGCCTCCGTGAAATGCGGCGCCGCGCAGGACTGTCCGGCCGCGGCATGGCCGCTCTCGCCGGATGGCATGAATCCAAGGTCTCCAAGATCGAGTACGGGAAGCTGCGCCCCTCCGACGACGACATCCGCGCCTACTGCCTGCACGCTGGCGCACTCGACCAAATCGAAGACCTTCTCGCCACCCTCCACAACCTCGACGGCGCCTACATGGAGATGCGGCGCCTGCTCGCCCGCGGGCAAGGGCGTAGTCAAGCCCAGCTGGTGCGGCTGGCCGAGGAGACCAAGCACACGCGGATCTTCCAGACCCAGGTGATCCCGGGGATTCTGCAAACGTCGGAGTATGCGCGCGCGACGCTCGAATTCTCGGCCGCCCGCCACCGCCTGCCCGTCGACGACGTGGAGGAGGGCGTGGCGCGGCGGATGGAGCGCCAACAGTTCTTGTATCGGGGGGATCGCCGCTTCCACATCTTGATCGCTGAGCAGGCGTTGTGGACGACGGTGGGCAGTGTGGATGTGATGGCGGGGCAGATGGACCGGCTGGTGGCGGTGTCGAGTCTGCCGCGCTTGATCCTCGGTATCGTCCCGGCGACGGCTGAGATTCCGATGCAGACTACGAATTTCGTCATGTTCGACGACCGGCTGGTGACGGTGGAGACGATCACCGCGGAGCTGAAGGTGACGCAGCCGCGCGAGGTGGCTATGTACGCGCAGGCGTTCGAGCTGCTCGCTGAGCAGTCGGTTACGGGGGAGAAGGCTCGCGCGCTGATCGTGGGCGTGCTGGAGCGGCGCCGATCCGTCTCGTAGTGGTTCCAGGTGGCTGAGGGGGCTTGCAGGGGCATCTTTTGCTGGCGTAGTGTTGATGCGCAACTAAAGTATGTATGCGACACACCGGCGCGGATCTGTTCGACGTGTCGTCAGCACGAGCCAGGAGGTACCAATGTCCACCGAACCGCGATGGTTGACCCGACGTCAGGTCGCTGAGATCACCGGATTCTCCGTGAAGACGCTGGAGAACTGGGCTCAGATGAAGCCGCGGAAGGGGCCGAAGTGCTTCAAGGTCGCCAACCGCTATCGGTACCTGGCCACGGACGTACAGGCGTGGCAGGAGCAGCGGCAGCGCGCGGCGGCGTGAGCTTTCGGGACATCGAGGACGACACATGGCGCAAGTAGCGATGGAGCCCGGCGCGCTCCCGCCCCCGCACAAACTGAACCCTGTGAAAGTGGATGGGGTCTGGCGGTTGGACCGGGTCCGCCACCGGGCATTCAATGGCGCCTACGTCCGCACCAGTGGGTCGGGGCGCACCAAGAGGGAGTGCCTGGCCGACTGGCATCAGAACTTCGAACGTAACCGCCGCAAGGGTAGCTCGACCACTCGCGCCACCGGCAAGGAGGCGTTCAAGGCCACGGACAAGATGGCGAAGGCGTTCGACGCCTACTATGCGCGGCAGCAGAAGAAGGCCGAGGCGGGGCAGATCACTGAACAGTCCCTGTTGACCTTCCATCGCGCGATCTATGTCGGTGACGGCCCGCTGGCGAAGCCGGACGCGTTGAAGCTGATGAAGACGCTGGGGGATTTGTCGATAGGGGAGGTGGGGAAGCCGTCGTTCCTGGCCGACTATCTGGAGAGTCTGGCTGAGACCTCTCCCGGGGTGGCTGGGCATCATTGGACGGTCCTGTCGGGAGTGTTCAAGTTCCTCACGTTGAGCAGTGACCTGTTCGACTACAGCCCGATGCTGCCGGTGCCGCGGCCGGTTCAGGGTGGGGGTGGTCAGCGGGCGTTGACAGTGGAGGAGCGTGAGTTGCTGTGCCCGGTGATCGGCGAGGGTCAGAAGCGGGCGCGTTATCTGCTGCCGATGGTGCTTCTGATCTTGGGGACGGGCTTGCGGCCCGGGGAGGCGCTGGCGGTTCGCTGGTGTGATTTGCGCGGCTTGGAGGATGAATCTCTGCCGAACATCACCTTGCATGTGTGCGGCACGATGGTTGCGCGTAAGGGTGCGTACGTGCGTCAGCCGTACCGGAAGTCGGCGAAGAAGTCGAAGGTGTCGAACGACTTCTATCTGGTGTTGCCGGGCTGGTTGACGATGGTGGTGCGGGCGTGGTGGCGGATGGCGGGCGAGGTTGAGGCCGATGCGCACATCTTTGTGAGCATGCTGGGGCAGGTAGTGCGGTTGAGCACTGCTGATAGCGCGTTGTTGAGGGCTCGGCGTGGTTCGGAGTTGGAGTGGTTGCAGTTCGGGAATCTGCGGGATACGGCGGCCACGCATGTGGCGGGGGTGACGGGGGATCCGCGGAATGCGAGTGCTCAGTTGGGGCATGCCGAGGGGGTAACGGTGGCGATGCGGCACTATGTTGATGACCAGGGGTACACGCACCCGGCGGTGGACTTCTCGAAGGAGTTGGAGAGCTTGTGTCCGGCCAATCTTGGAGCAAAGTTGGAATCGGGTGTTGATCCGTTCGCTTGGAGTTGCTCGTGAGCTGCGAAGTAAGGTCTGAACTGTGCAGAGATGGCGAAGTCTCGACGATGTGCCCGCGGACTGGGGTCGGTGTGTGCTCACGATCGGTGTTTTCGACGGGGTGCACCGCGGCCACGCGCAACTGATCAGCAGAGCCGTGAAATCGGCCGCGGCACGGGGTGTTCCCGCCGTGCTGA contains:
- a CDS encoding DUF6879 family protein — protein: MLLLTGDEADDPFRECRHTAFHLEVRDSYTTPTESEAFRRFLDGDPDPDDYSDRPWTRFMRETTSRGVHVSRVRVVTVPHTDYHRWLLSITGSNVDAGEDIRYLPRHLAGDIPPDDWWLFDDTRVGFNLVTSDGRPAGLAITSDPHIAAYCRGIRDRLWSTATPYRDYLGH
- a CDS encoding helix-turn-helix domain-containing protein; its protein translation is MTTNPHEAREALGRRLREMRRRAGLSGRGMAALAGWHESKVSKIEYGKLRPSDDDIRAYCLHAGALDQIEDLLATLHNLDGAYMEMRRLLARGQGRSQAQLVRLAEETKHTRIFQTQVIPGILQTSEYARATLEFSAARHRLPVDDVEEGVARRMERQQFLYRGDRRFHILIAEQALWTTVGSVDVMAGQMDRLVAVSSLPRLILGIVPATAEIPMQTTNFVMFDDRLVTVETITAELKVTQPREVAMYAQAFELLAEQSVTGEKARALIVGVLERRRSVS
- a CDS encoding helix-turn-helix transcriptional regulator — its product is MSTEPRWLTRRQVAEITGFSVKTLENWAQMKPRKGPKCFKVANRYRYLATDVQAWQEQRQRAAA
- a CDS encoding tyrosine-type recombinase/integrase, with amino-acid sequence MAQVAMEPGALPPPHKLNPVKVDGVWRLDRVRHRAFNGAYVRTSGSGRTKRECLADWHQNFERNRRKGSSTTRATGKEAFKATDKMAKAFDAYYARQQKKAEAGQITEQSLLTFHRAIYVGDGPLAKPDALKLMKTLGDLSIGEVGKPSFLADYLESLAETSPGVAGHHWTVLSGVFKFLTLSSDLFDYSPMLPVPRPVQGGGGQRALTVEERELLCPVIGEGQKRARYLLPMVLLILGTGLRPGEALAVRWCDLRGLEDESLPNITLHVCGTMVARKGAYVRQPYRKSAKKSKVSNDFYLVLPGWLTMVVRAWWRMAGEVEADAHIFVSMLGQVVRLSTADSALLRARRGSELEWLQFGNLRDTAATHVAGVTGDPRNASAQLGHAEGVTVAMRHYVDDQGYTHPAVDFSKELESLCPANLGAKLESGVDPFAWSCS